In the Leptospira wolffii serovar Khorat str. Khorat-H2 genome, TTTGCAATGTAAACCGCCGCTTGGACTTCGTGGAGAAGATCGTCCGTGTTGACTCCGTCTTGGGGGTACATGGCAACTCCCACGGATACGGAACATCTGACATCTTCCGGTATTTCCGCGCTTTGGAATTCGGAGAACAAGCGTCTGACTTTTTCCGCTCTTTCTAAAACGATTGCGCGACTCGCTCCGGGGAGAAGGAGTAGGAACTCTTCTCCTCCGATCCTGCATGCAATATCGCTTCTTCTGGTATTTTCGGAAAGAATGGCGGCTAATGCTTGGATGAATATATCTCCCTTACTCGTTCCATAAAATTCGTTGATCCCTTTTAATCGATCGATATCGAAGTATACGACTCCGATGCCGGATTCGGTTCTTTCCGCTCGATAAACTTCCGTTCGGAAGGCCTCGATTGTGTAATCTCTATTGAATAATCCGGTAAGTTTATCACGTATTTCTAATTCTCTTACCTTGGCTTCCCTTCTCCTGTAAAGAGTCTCGTATCGTTTGGCCCTGGACTCCGCGTTTTTTTGCTGAGTGATATCTCGGAAAAGGAACGCTTTGGCGGGCTCTTTTTCTTCCATTAGAACAGGTATGCATCTGCAAATGAATCTATGCTTTCCCGTTTCCGTTCTTAGAGTCAGAGGGATATGCTCTTTAGGGTCTCTTTGGGAAAGGACATGATACCAAATATTATCCCTAACATTGTTCTTATGAGGAACCAGACCTAAATCATGAGCGGAAGGATTCGAATCGATCAATTTTCCCTTGGAATCCACGATTAATACCGCTTCATCCACGCTCTCTAAGAAGTTTGAACTCCGAATCCAATAGTTCTTTTGATTAGTCGATATCATTTTTTATATTAGAAGGAGTGAGCTATCGAAAACCAACCTTTTCCTTTTAGAAAAAAATCAATGCGTGAAGCTTTCGGATTTTGCAAAATCATTCCGTCGCGTCTCGGCATTAGTTTACATCATTAGGGCGAAAATATGTAAAAAATATCCGAATGGGTTCCGAGAAATCCTCCGACTATATCCTTTTGATTATTCCTCGTAGGCTTGCAGAATCGCCCTGGTTTTTTTCAGCACCGCATCTTTTAATTCCTGGGGTTCCAAGACCACTCCCGCTTCTCCTAGATAGAGCATCATTCCTAACGCCCATTCCTTGGCTTCCAGATCCAATTCATATATTACGAAACCTTTCCTAGGCGGAGATACGTTTTTGATTTTGGCGTAGGGTAGATTTTTGATCTTTACGGCATCTTCTTCTTTGATTCTTATCTTTGCGAGATACTGAGGGAGTCTGGAACGAAACTCCACGAGCCATTCTTCCCAATATTTGGCTAAATCGAATTTTTTCGGTCTCTCGAAGCGTTCTTCCGTTATCTTTGCCTCTATGATTCTGGAGATCCGATATACTCTCATCTCTCTACTTCTTCTTGCCACGAGATACCAGATCGTATCTTTTGCGACCAGTCCTAATGGTTCCAATAGTCTGGATTCCTGCTTGCCGTCTTTTTCATATACGATCTTGAGTTTTCTTTCCTCCCACACTGCGTCTTGTAGTACGGGAAGAAGAGGAAGGTCTCGGATGGCGCGATTCCAGCCGGCTCCATCGATATGGATTCTTTGTCTTGCGGTCTCCGCATCTTTCTTATAAGCGGGAGGAAGGGCCGCCAATAATTTAATAAAAGCGGAATCGAAATCCTTCTTCTTTCCCAGATCTTCCAACACCCGCGAAGATTGTAGTAGGAAAAGCGAGAGTACTTCCTCTTTCTTGAATCCTGTCAGATTCGTTCTGTATCCGTCGCTTAGGCTCCATCCACCGCCTATTCCTCGTTCGGCGAAAATGGGTACTCCTGCGGCGGATAATGCTTCCATGTCCCTATGTACGGTTCTTTCCGAAATCTCCAGTTTTTTGGAAAGTTCTTTGGCCGTTGTCTTTCCCTTTGCCTGTAGGTGAAGTAGAATATTGAGGAGGCGATCGGCTCTCATGCTTAGAAAGTATAGCGCCTTAATATGACGGAGAGTGTCATGTTTTTTATTCTACCGTCTTTTTAAATATGACATACATTGTCATCTATCCCGGTTTATGCTGGCTCCATGAACGGGAGAAAATTGAAAGGAAAAGCGGCTTTGGTCGCGGGGGGAACCCGGGGCGCCGGCCGTGGGATTTCCATCGCATTGGGAGAAGAAGGGGCCACAGTATTTGTGACAGGGCGTAGTAGCACCGGGAACTACTCCGAGATAGGAAGAAAAGAGACCATAGAGGAAACCGCGGAACTCGTGGAAAAAGCCGGTGGGGTCGGAATCCCGATAAGAACGGATCATACGGATCCGAATCAAGTCTGGGAACTTTTTGAAAAAGTCGCATCCCGGACCGACGGCAAACTGGATATTTTAGTCAACGACGTTTGGGGGGGAGAGCATCTCTCGGAATGGGGAAAGAAATTCTGGGAGCAAGATCTGGATAAAGCATTCAAAATGTTTAATAATTGCATCCGTTCCCATATGATCACCGCTTATTTCGGGGCGCCCCTTTTACTTAAGAACGGCTCGGGACTATTGGTGGAGGTTACGGACGGAATAGATTATAGGTATCGTGGAAATCTCCCCTATAGTCTTACAAAATCCGCAGTCATCAATCTTGCTCTTTGTCTTTCCGAAGAATTGAAGCAAGGTGGAGTCGCCGCGCTTTCGTTAACTCCCGGTTTTCTACGTTCCGAAGAGATGTTGGATTATTTCGGAGTAAGTGAGGAAAATTGGAAGGATGCAGTCGCCAAGGAAGCGCACTTCATCGCTTCGGAGACTCCGGCTTTCGTAGGAAGGGCTCTCGCCGGTCTCGCTTCCGATCCGAATATCATGCAAAAGACGGGAAAAGCCTGGAGCAGTTGGAAACTTTCCGACGAATACGGTTTTATAGACAAGGACGGGAATCGACCTCATTGGGGAAATTATTATCGGGAGAAATTCGGGGAAACTTTGGACTGAGATGAAAATACATATTAGGAGTTTTTATATTATGATTACATTAGCAACCTCTACTTTCGGCATTCTTCTTTGCAAGGGAGGAATCCTTCTTAGGTCCACGACTGGACCAGTGGGCAAGGTGGCCTTTACGGACGAAGGGCACGGAGGAATTCCCATCGTATTCGTACATTCCTTCGGAGGAGATTCTTCGCATTGGGAATATATAAAGGATCGATTCGTTTTGGATAGGAGAGTGATCCGTATAGAACTGAGAGGACACGGCGAATCGACTCCTCCCAAAGATGGAGATTATAGGATTTCGTCCTTAGCGAAAGATATCGGATCCGTAGTGGATTCCTTGGAATTGAAAAAATTCATCCTGGTAGGCCATAGCATGGGCGGAAGCGCAGCATTAGAATACGCGGGAACTAATCCAGGAAGAGTTGTCGGACTCGTTCTCTTGGATGCGGCGGGAGATCCGAAGAAGCTTCCGAAGCCGATGCGCAATCGGATCAAACAAGCTCTACTTTCGGATGCCTATGAGGAAACGACGAGAGGATATTGGGAGCGGATTTTGGAAGGCTCGAATCCCGTAGTGAAGGTCAGGGTCCTTTCCGATTTAGGAAAGATCCCCAAGGATACGGTGATCGGAGTCACTTCCGAATTATTGGATTATGATCCGAATCCTGCTCTTCGAAAATTCAAAGGAGCGAAATTGGCCGTAGTAGTTCCTTCAAACAACGATTCCTATTCTTTACATAGTCTCCAAGGCGGATTCCCGTTTAGAGTGGTGTCCGGTACCGGGCATTGGATCCAATTGGATAAACCTAAAGAGATTTATGAAATCCTGAAATCCTTTTCGGACGGATTATAGAAGGGCATAACGCCGAATCGGGCTTGTAGGAATTCCGACTAGCGGGCCCGTATTTTTACGTTCGAAATCCGGCTAAAAACTCGGATCTTATCTTCGTAGGCGTGAAAAATCGGATGATTCTTTCGTCGAATTCGGCATCGTTATCGCCTATGAATCGTCTTCTTATTCCCCTCGTTCTTTCGATTATATTCCTATCGTCTTGCGGTACCAGGACTTCTTCCAAGATTTCTCCCAGGGCTCAGGAGGGAGTCTTGGATCTCAGAGATTGGAATTTTGCGGAAGATGGAATCGTGAAATTGGACGGAGAATGGAAATTTCAATGGATGAAGCTTTCACAATCCAAACCGGATGCGGAAGCTACTGCAAACGACGGAATATTCACAACCGTTCCGGGGAACTGGAATCAGATACATGATCTTGCGGGCATGCGCCCGTTGCGAGCGTACGGTTACGGTACTTATACTTTAAAAATTCTTTTTGCCCCCGGGCAAGGACGTCTGACGCTTCATTTCCAGGATTCGGGCACCGCTTCCGCCATTTATTTGGACGGTAAGAAGATCGGCGGAAACGGAGTCGTGGGAACCGACTCGAACAGTTCTCGTCCTCAGTACCTTCCTCTTTATATTCCGGTAGGACAACCGGATAAAGAAACGGTTCTTCAGGTGGAGGTATCCAATTTTCATCATTATAAAGGCGGGCTTTGGGCTTCTCTTCAATTGGGAACGGAAAACGCTTTGGGAACTTATAGAGAGGATGCGAATTCCAGCGAGATGTTTCTGTTCGGAAGTATCATCATTATGGCGTTATACCATTTCGGTCTTTATTCTTTAAGAAGAAGGGATTTAACAGGTCTTTACTTCGGTATATTTTGTACTACCATTTGTCTTAGGATCTTCGTGACGGGGGAAAGGTATCTCATTTATAAATTTCCGAATCTTCCTTGGGAGTTCTTTAATAAACTGGAATATTTGTCCCTGTACGTGGCGGTTCCTTTTTTCGTATTGTACTTGGATGCATTGTTTCCGAACGCCTTCTCCGATAAAATCCGGAAATTCAGTCTTTGGTTTCACGGGATCTTGTCGCTTCTCGTCATAGTCACTCCTGCGAGTATTTACTCTCATAGCCTGATTCCTTTCCAGTTATCCATGCTTCTCCACATCGTATGGATGGTTTACGTTTTGATTCGTTTGGTAAGAACGGGCGCCGACGGTGCTCTCATGGCTTTGAGCGGAGTTTTGGCTCTTACGATCACCGCTATAAACGACATACTCTATTCGCAAGCGTTGCTCAACTTCGGATATTATCTTCCTTTGGGACTTTTCGTCTTCATATTCGCTCAGTCTTATCTACTATCTTTCCGGTTTTCCCAAGCCTTCCTTTATATCGAAAGACTTTCGGACAATCTTTTGGAAGTGAACAAGGCTTATAGTAGGTTCGTGCCTTTGGCTTTCTTGAAATTCTTAAATAAACAGAATATTACCGAGATCGGTTTGGGAGATCAGGTTCAGAGAGAGATGACGATTCTATTTTCGGATATTCGGTCCTTCACTCAGCTATCCGAGAAGATGACTCCCAAAGATAATTTCGATTTTCTGAATTCTTATATGAGAAGAATGGGACCTATTATCCGTAAGCACGGCGGCTTCATCGATAAATATCTAGGCGACGGAATCATGGCTCTGTTTCCGAGTATTCCAGACCAGGCTTTGGAAGCCGCCCTGGAAATGTTAGAGGAGCTTCGGGAATTGAATCGACTTAGGGTCGAGAGGCAATACGAACCGATCCGGATCGGAATAGGTTTGCATACTGGAACCCTGATGCTCGGAACCATAGGAGAAGAGGAGAGAATGGACGGGACGGTGATCTCCGATGCGGTGAATCTCGCTTCCCGCATAGAAGGACTCACAAAGGAGTTCGATACGGATCTGCTTCTAAGCGAAGAAACTTTCAAGAAATTGAAGAATGCATGGAAATATTCCCTGGAGAAATTGGGAACGGTCAAGGTGAAAGGGAAGTCGGAATCCAGCGAGGTGTATAAACTCGCCGGATAGATCATTCTACTTTTTCGGAAATTTTTCTTTATAGAAATCTAATGCTTTGACGATTAAATCTTTCGCGATTTCCGGACCTTCCGGTTCTTCGACACGCACTTCCTTTTTTTCCAATTGCTTATAAACGGAGAAAAAGTGAGTGATTTCCGCCCGAAAGGAGGCTGGGAGTTGGGATACGTGTTCGATTCCGTCGAAACTCCTATCTCCCGAGGCGACGGCTAAAATCTTTTCGTCACCTTCTCCTCTGTCGATCATACGCATAACTCCTACGACTCTAGCCGGAACTAGGCAGAGCGGAGGGACTTCTTCGGAACATAAGACTAAGATATCTAAAGGATCCTTATCGTCTCCCAGAGTTTGGGGAATAAATCCGTAATGTGCCGGGTAATGTGCGGATGCGAATAGGACACGATCCAACTTGATGAGGCCAGAATCCTTATCCACTTCAAACTTAGCCTTACTTCCGGACGGAATCTCCACTAGGGCGTGGACTTCGTGAGGTGGGTTCGGGCCGGGGCTCGCTTCGTGCCAGGGATGTAATATCATGCGAGTTATCTTTTTTCTTCGAGCAGCGGTAGCAAGGAGATTCCGGTCTATTTTTTGACTATAGATGCGAATCCATCATTCGGACTTGCGATCTCCGGAAAAAATCGACCCGATTTTCGATTCCGGGATGAAAAGTTGACA is a window encoding:
- a CDS encoding inorganic diphosphatase; the encoded protein is MLHPWHEASPGPNPPHEVHALVEIPSGSKAKFEVDKDSGLIKLDRVLFASAHYPAHYGFIPQTLGDDKDPLDILVLCSEEVPPLCLVPARVVGVMRMIDRGEGDEKILAVASGDRSFDGIEHVSQLPASFRAEITHFFSVYKQLEKKEVRVEEPEGPEIAKDLIVKALDFYKEKFPKK
- a CDS encoding adenylate/guanylate cyclase domain-containing protein is translated as MNRLLIPLVLSIIFLSSCGTRTSSKISPRAQEGVLDLRDWNFAEDGIVKLDGEWKFQWMKLSQSKPDAEATANDGIFTTVPGNWNQIHDLAGMRPLRAYGYGTYTLKILFAPGQGRLTLHFQDSGTASAIYLDGKKIGGNGVVGTDSNSSRPQYLPLYIPVGQPDKETVLQVEVSNFHHYKGGLWASLQLGTENALGTYREDANSSEMFLFGSIIIMALYHFGLYSLRRRDLTGLYFGIFCTTICLRIFVTGERYLIYKFPNLPWEFFNKLEYLSLYVAVPFFVLYLDALFPNAFSDKIRKFSLWFHGILSLLVIVTPASIYSHSLIPFQLSMLLHIVWMVYVLIRLVRTGADGALMALSGVLALTITAINDILYSQALLNFGYYLPLGLFVFIFAQSYLLSFRFSQAFLYIERLSDNLLEVNKAYSRFVPLAFLKFLNKQNITEIGLGDQVQREMTILFSDIRSFTQLSEKMTPKDNFDFLNSYMRRMGPIIRKHGGFIDKYLGDGIMALFPSIPDQALEAALEMLEELRELNRLRVERQYEPIRIGIGLHTGTLMLGTIGEEERMDGTVISDAVNLASRIEGLTKEFDTDLLLSEETFKKLKNAWKYSLEKLGTVKVKGKSESSEVYKLAG
- a CDS encoding helix-turn-helix transcriptional regulator, encoding MRADRLLNILLHLQAKGKTTAKELSKKLEISERTVHRDMEALSAAGVPIFAERGIGGGWSLSDGYRTNLTGFKKEEVLSLFLLQSSRVLEDLGKKKDFDSAFIKLLAALPPAYKKDAETARQRIHIDGAGWNRAIRDLPLLPVLQDAVWEERKLKIVYEKDGKQESRLLEPLGLVAKDTIWYLVARRSREMRVYRISRIIEAKITEERFERPKKFDLAKYWEEWLVEFRSRLPQYLAKIRIKEEDAVKIKNLPYAKIKNVSPPRKGFVIYELDLEAKEWALGMMLYLGEAGVVLEPQELKDAVLKKTRAILQAYEE
- a CDS encoding alpha/beta fold hydrolase, which translates into the protein MITLATSTFGILLCKGGILLRSTTGPVGKVAFTDEGHGGIPIVFVHSFGGDSSHWEYIKDRFVLDRRVIRIELRGHGESTPPKDGDYRISSLAKDIGSVVDSLELKKFILVGHSMGGSAALEYAGTNPGRVVGLVLLDAAGDPKKLPKPMRNRIKQALLSDAYEETTRGYWERILEGSNPVVKVRVLSDLGKIPKDTVIGVTSELLDYDPNPALRKFKGAKLAVVVPSNNDSYSLHSLQGGFPFRVVSGTGHWIQLDKPKEIYEILKSFSDGL
- a CDS encoding SDR family oxidoreductase, whose product is MNGRKLKGKAALVAGGTRGAGRGISIALGEEGATVFVTGRSSTGNYSEIGRKETIEETAELVEKAGGVGIPIRTDHTDPNQVWELFEKVASRTDGKLDILVNDVWGGEHLSEWGKKFWEQDLDKAFKMFNNCIRSHMITAYFGAPLLLKNGSGLLVEVTDGIDYRYRGNLPYSLTKSAVINLALCLSEELKQGGVAALSLTPGFLRSEEMLDYFGVSEENWKDAVAKEAHFIASETPAFVGRALAGLASDPNIMQKTGKAWSSWKLSDEYGFIDKDGNRPHWGNYYREKFGETLD
- a CDS encoding sensor domain-containing diguanylate cyclase, which gives rise to MISTNQKNYWIRSSNFLESVDEAVLIVDSKGKLIDSNPSAHDLGLVPHKNNVRDNIWYHVLSQRDPKEHIPLTLRTETGKHRFICRCIPVLMEEKEPAKAFLFRDITQQKNAESRAKRYETLYRRREAKVRELEIRDKLTGLFNRDYTIEAFRTEVYRAERTESGIGVVYFDIDRLKGINEFYGTSKGDIFIQALAAILSENTRRSDIACRIGGEEFLLLLPGASRAIVLERAEKVRRLFSEFQSAEIPEDVRCSVSVGVAMYPQDGVNTDDLLHEVQAAVYIAKRSGRNRVVSTGT